One part of the Eubalaena glacialis isolate mEubGla1 chromosome 19, mEubGla1.1.hap2.+ XY, whole genome shotgun sequence genome encodes these proteins:
- the LOC133080278 gene encoding C-C motif chemokine 15-like — protein MKTSIAALSCLILAAQAAVEHLMPNLKDEHSIAQGGFHRPTDCCMSYTSRNIRCVFMKDYVETTSACSWPAVIFITKREQHVCANPKDERVQKCMLDLKLRSAIKDLRTLFLEKGNLESAPSPPSLFPRLPPRWALA, from the exons ATGAAGACCTCAATAGCTGCCCTCTCCTGCCTCATCCTTGCTGCCCAGGCTGCAGTTG AACACCTGATGCCGAACCTGAAGGATGAACACTCAATAGCTCAAGGAG GCTTTCACCGTCCCACTGACTGCTGCATGTCTTACACCTCACGAAATATCCGATGTGTATTCATGAAAGATTATGTAGAAACGACCAGTGCGTGTTCCTGGCCTGCTGTCAT CTTCATCACCAAGAGGGAGCAGCATGTCTGTGCTAACCCCAAAGATGAGCGAGTTCAGAAATGCATGTTGGACCTGAAGCTAAGATCAGCAATCAAGGACCTGAGAACGCTATTTCTTGAGAAGGGAAACTTGGAGTCGGCCCCCTCACCCCCATCTCTCTTTCCCCGACTACCTCCTAGGTGGGCCCTggcctga